The genomic stretch CCTGTCTCATGATCCATAATCATACGAGTTAGGACAACTCGTGTTTAGCAATAGTTAATACAAAGTCCAATTTCAATACGTATTGGATCACACCACACATATCTCGAACATGACCTAGATTTATGACCTGCACTCATACAAGTTAAAACAGCTCACATCTAACTCATGGTACATAGTCTGATTTCTATATGTATTGGGTTCCATAAACATGCAAATATATTTGAACTCTAAAAGCGTACAAACATATTTGCTACTAAGTATATCTCATAACAAATCTAGTAATATTTAattgatattataaatattaatattgtttatatatatattagggaAACTTAaggtatttttatttgatattatATGCTAGAATTTGTTTTTTGTACGGAATACTCTAATTTGGAATTTGCGTAATTGCGTGCCCACTGCCCAGCACGCTACCCCATGCGTACGAAGCTTATAATAGTTCTGTTTGCTTGATTGATAAGTCATGGTCTGttgaatgactgacagattcaGCAAATAAGCTTAAGCGAACAAGACTTATTTGGATTCTATCTCTATAGATCCAAAAAGGACATTACGCTGAGCTTCTAAATTCTTTCCAATAGAAATAGAGCCCAGTGCAGTGCGTCGCTTGTTCTCAATCTAGTAGCGGAACAAAAACACTCTTCGTGTTCGACTTCGATCTGGTAATTCACTACGACTTACTGGCTACACCAAGTGTTTTTAGCTTCTCGTAGTGTAAGATCTATTAAATCATTATTATATATCTTCTCTGATTCAGTCCTGATCGACTTCAGTGCGAATAAGCCATGCATCCTAGATCTATTAATAATCATTATATACATCTTCTCTGATTATTCCTGATCGACTTCAGTGCGAATAAGCCATGCATCTCTGATTTCTATATGTATTGGGTTCCATAAACTTACATCTAACTGATGGTACGCAGTCTGATTTCTATATGTACTACTAATTCCTATTTACTTTTGTTGGAGGAGCAGTACGAGTGCAGCAGCTGATTGCGCCATGGAAGGTCACCATACAGCAACGCTTGCGGACACGTGGTTGACGGCGACGATGGCGATCGCCGTTCTCCCTATCGTCTCGGTCCTGATCCTGACCGCCACCAAGATCGGAAGAACCATCGTCGGCGTCGCCCCTCCCAAGCGCAAAGGGCCGCCGGTGGCGGAGGGCGCTCCTCTCCTCGGAGTGCTGCCCGCCATCCTCACCAGGAGCTTGCAAGACGTGATCTGCGACCAACACTCGAAGCTCGGCAGCGTGTTCACGCTGAGCTCCTTGGGAGTGAAGGTGACGTTCCTGGTGGGGCCCGAGGTCTCCGCCCATTTCTTCCACGCCGCCGAGTCGGACATCAGCGTCGGCGACGTCTACAAGGTCACCGTCCCCATCTTCGGCAAAGGGGTCGGCTACGACGTCGACCACGACACGCGGAACGAGCAGCACAGGTTCTTCGCCGACACTCTGAGGCCGGCCAAGCTCAGGAGTCATGCCAGTCTCATGGTtcgcgaggtggaggagtacttCGCCAGGTGGGGGCAGTCCGGCACGGTCGACCTGAAGCAAGAGGTCGAGAACGTGCTCCTGCTGATCGCGAGCCGGTGCCTGCTGGGGAAGGAGGTCCGGGATCACATGCACGACGAGGTGTCCTCGCTCCTCCGCGAGCTCATCGGCGGCCTGCACCTGGTAAGCCTCTTCTTCCCGTACCTCCCGACGCCGGCTCACCGCCGCCGCGACCGAGCGCGCGCCAGGCTCGAGGAGATATTCTCCGGGATCGCCAGGCTGCGCAGGAGCTCATCatcggccggccgcggcgccggGGACGACGACCACGACATGCTGCAGGGCCTGCTGGACTCCAGGTACAGAGACGGCCGCGGAACGACCGAGGCGGAGGTCACCGGCCTGCTCGTGGCGCTGCTCTTCGCCGGCCACCACACCAGCGCCACGGTCACCACCTGGACGGCGGCGCGCCTGCTCCGCCACGCAGAGTGGCTGCACGCGGCCACGGAGGAGCAGAGGCGGCTGCTGCAGAGGAACGATCAGAACGAAGCTACAGCGGTCATCGACTACGACGTCCTGCTCCGGATGGACGTCCTCCACCGCTGCGTCAAGGAGGCGCTGCGGCTCCACCCGGTGACCCCAATGATCCTCCGCCGCGCGCGCAGGCCGTTCACCGTGCGCGCTCAGGACGGCGCCGAGTACGAGGTCCCCGAGGGGCGCATGCTGGCGAGCCCGCTGGTGGTGAACAATCTGCTCCAGGGCATCTACAGGGAACCTGATGTGTTCGACCCGGATCGCTTCGCCGCCGGGAGGGAGGAGGACAGGGTCGGCGGCGACCTCGCCTACACCTCCTTTGGCGCCGggaagcatgcctgcatgggCGAGGGCTACGCCTACCTGCAGATCAAAGTGATACTGAGCCATCTTCTCAGGAACTTCGAGCTCCAGCTGGTTTCTCCCTTCCCGGAGACGGAGAACATGATCTCCATGAGGCCCAAAGGGGAAGTCATGGTAAGCTATAGGAGACGCCCTCTGCTGCAGCCTGCAGTAGTGCACTAGCTTGACAAGTGAATAAGCAATGCAGTAAACTGAATTTTATTTGTTGAGCCACAAATTAATCAGGGAATTGCATTGTATTAGTGTGGCTGGATGCCTGGAAGTCTTTACGTACACAGATCCACTGCAAACTTCTTGCAGTTCGTTACAAAACACAGGCACGAAAGAAATCGGAGGCATTTGCAATTCGCACGAATTGTGTGGTCGCCGCTTCAGCACTCGGGCAAATCCTTGGGCGGCGGCAAAACCGACTCATCAGGGCCATTGCCGTCCTCCACCAGGAATGCGATCTTGAGGCCCTAGCTCGTGTCAGTCGTGTGCACCTCCAGATGACAGTGCAGGAACCAAACACCTGGATTGTCTGCCCTGAACCGGATGGCGGTCCAGCCGCCGGCGGGCACGCCGACGGTGTTCCTCTCGGGCGGGTCGACGAGGTTGTACTTGGCGGGGTCCTTGGCCGGGTCGAAGTTGCCGAGGCCCCTCCCGACGACGAAGAAGTTGTAACCGTGGAGGTGGAACGGGTGCGACTCCACGGACAGCAGGTTGTACGCGACCTTGCTCAGCCTCGTGCCCAGCGACGTGGCGAGCCCCGTCGTGAGCGGCACGCCCGTGTAGTTGAACCGCGCCGGCGGGCGCGCGGTCGGGGAAGTCGGCGGCG from Sorghum bicolor cultivar BTx623 chromosome 3, Sorghum_bicolor_NCBIv3, whole genome shotgun sequence encodes the following:
- the LOC8054926 gene encoding obtusifoliol 14-alpha demethylase, which translates into the protein MEGHHTATLADTWLTATMAIAVLPIVSVLILTATKIGRTIVGVAPPKRKGPPVAEGAPLLGVLPAILTRSLQDVICDQHSKLGSVFTLSSLGVKVTFLVGPEVSAHFFHAAESDISVGDVYKVTVPIFGKGVGYDVDHDTRNEQHRFFADTLRPAKLRSHASLMVREVEEYFARWGQSGTVDLKQEVENVLLLIASRCLLGKEVRDHMHDEVSSLLRELIGGLHLVSLFFPYLPTPAHRRRDRARARLEEIFSGIARLRRSSSSAGRGAGDDDHDMLQGLLDSRYRDGRGTTEAEVTGLLVALLFAGHHTSATVTTWTAARLLRHAEWLHAATEEQRRLLQRNDQNEATAVIDYDVLLRMDVLHRCVKEALRLHPVTPMILRRARRPFTVRAQDGAEYEVPEGRMLASPLVVNNLLQGIYREPDVFDPDRFAAGREEDRVGGDLAYTSFGAGKHACMGEGYAYLQIKVILSHLLRNFELQLVSPFPETENMISMRPKGEVMVSYRRRPLLQPAVVH